Proteins from one Vespula vulgaris chromosome 23, iyVesVulg1.1, whole genome shotgun sequence genomic window:
- the LOC127071823 gene encoding recQ-mediated genome instability protein 1-like isoform X2: MNEDLVKRVKNTLKSESYSMNEIWLRDCIEYFTSENDTIVYNEILKFVRTQWQLSDLREINNDNGCLPRNLNQQICTVLPGTYILQMNTMYDISTSKYKQLEQIRNVSNVNIEATENNKPQMWEPKTKRMLLLHLTDGIQDISAIEYKTISSLHDTLLPGYKVMIIGPIKCRRGIILLEEGKFREIGGEVESLSITNALENVLARALNFAENPDPYNDKNQEIHNKKSPITNDFFEDDFEVNLEEVTRIEQLSQETDSVQNIDNTSHTINIQNNLSSTRNIKQQNFVHPKNTVNKNEENNMIEIVDMDDELLEMMDEDQFIASTSSTSSNNGNTDREKKNLVKPFRVLPKEDNGNSMGDDIVVVKDKYNTLKCSTGKKSNKEQSDTYFPEDDFDFDDINMLEVLEKNDTLSKKKELDIKRNDQPTRSFSQNIPDSKHSTTDSTKNKNSFETSKLKTSSISSNATSSRAQVDQKIEIGIKRSAALISPPTVNSSKIRCIKETSNQEKGVQKISDFMKTKNVQEEIPVKICDFICDIIEETVKEITFKTVRGQFTTFGKLSRKNSYWQLEGTISDKTAAIDVSVASEIIERFLGFSVKEFSQKRKLAKINSDIEHELRMK, translated from the exons ATGAATGAAGATCTCGTAAAACGAGTTAAAAACACATTAAAATCAGAATCATATTCTATGAATGAAATATGGTTAAGAGattgtatagaatattttacttCAGAAAATGATACT AtagtatataatgaaatattaaaatttgtgaGAACACAATGGCAATTAAGTGATTTACGTGagattaataatgataatggatGTTTACCAAGAAATCTTAATCAACAAATATGTACAGTGTTACCTGGAACTTATATCCTTCAG atgAACACAATGTATGACATATCAACTTCAAAATATAAGCAGTTAGAACAGATTCGTAATGTTTCAAACGTTAACATAGAAGcaacagaaaataataaaccTCAGATGTGGGAGCCTAAAACAAAGAGGATGCTTCTATTACATCTAACAGATGGTATTCAAGATATTAGTGCTATAGAATATAAAACTATTTCATCCctacat GATACATTATTACCTGGATATAAAGTAATGATTATCGGTCCTATAAAATGCAGAAgaggtattattttattagaagaagGTAAATTTAGAGAAATTGGTGGAGAAGTAGAAAGTTTATCCATCACTAATGCATTAGAAAATGTGTTAGCTCGAGCTTT AAACTTTGCAGAAAATCCAGATCCTTATAACGATAAAAACCAAGAGATTCATAATAAGAAATCACCTAttacaaatgatttttttgaAGATGATTTTGAAGTAAATTTGGAGGAAGTTACGCGAATTGAACAACTAAGTCAGGAGACAGATAGTGTACAAAATATAGACAACACATCACatactataaatatacaaaataatttatctagtACAAGAAACATTAAACaacaaaattttgttcatccaaAAAATACAGTtaacaaaaatgaagagaacAATATGATTGAAATTGTTGATATGGATGATGAGTTATTAGAAATGATGGATGAAGATCAATTTATTGCATCTACCTCATCTACATCTAGTAATAATGGAAatacagatagagaaaaaaagaatttagtAAAACCTTTTCGAGTTTTACCTAAAGAAGATAATGGTAATAGTATGGGAGATgatatagtagtagtaaaagataaatacaaCACATTGAAATGCTCAactggaaaaaaaagtaataaagaacAATCTGATACGTATTTTCCAGAGGatgattttgattttgatgATATTAACATGTTAGAAGTACTAGAAAAGAATGATAcactatcaaaaaaaaaagaacttgatataaaaagaaatgatcaaCCAACTAGATCATTCTCACAGAATATTCCAGATTCAAAACATTCCACAACAGATTccacaaaaaacaaaaattcttttgaaaCATCAAAACTTAAGACAAGTAGCATCAGTAGTAATGCAACATCATCTAGAGCTCAAGTTGAtcagaaaatagaaattggaATTAAAAGATCCGCA GCATTGATATCACCACCAACTGTTAATTCATCAAAAATACGTTGTATCAAAGAAACATCAAATCAAGAAAAAGGTGTACAAAAAATCTCGGACtttatgaaaacaaaaaatgtacaaGAAGAAATACCAGTGAAAATTTGTGATTTCATTTGTGACATAATTGAAGAAAcggtaaaagaaataacgtttAAAACTGTTCGGGGACAGTTTACTACATTTGGAAAATTATctagaaaaaattcttattggCAATTAGAAGGAACAATTTCTGATAAAACTGCAGCTATAGATGTTTCTGTTGCTTCCGag attATAGAAAGATTTCTTGGGTTTAGCGTTAAAGAATTTtcccaaaaaagaaaactcgcaAAAATCAATAGTGATATAGAACATGAATTAAGAATG AAGTGA
- the LOC127071823 gene encoding recQ-mediated genome instability protein 1-like isoform X1, with translation MNEDLVKRVKNTLKSESYSMNEIWLRDCIEYFTSENDTIVYNEILKFVRTQWQLSDLREINNDNGCLPRNLNQQICTVLPGTYILQMNTMYDISTSKYKQLEQIRNVSNVNIEATENNKPQMWEPKTKRMLLLHLTDGIQDISAIEYKTISSLHDTLLPGYKVMIIGPIKCRRGIILLEEGKFREIGGEVESLSITNALENVLARALNFAENPDPYNDKNQEIHNKKSPITNDFFEDDFEVNLEEVTRIEQLSQETDSVQNIDNTSHTINIQNNLSSTRNIKQQNFVHPKNTVNKNEENNMIEIVDMDDELLEMMDEDQFIASTSSTSSNNGNTDREKKNLVKPFRVLPKEDNGNSMGDDIVVVKDKYNTLKCSTGKKSNKEQSDTYFPEDDFDFDDINMLEVLEKNDTLSKKKELDIKRNDQPTRSFSQNIPDSKHSTTDSTKNKNSFETSKLKTSSISSNATSSRAQVDQKIEIGIKRSAALISPPTVNSSKIRCIKETSNQEKGVQKISDFMKTKNVQEEIPVKICDFICDIIEETVKEITFKTVRGQFTTFGKLSRKNSYWQLEGTISDKTAAIDVSVASEIIERFLGFSVKEFSQKRKLAKINSDIEHELRMACRNAEQKLKQLDALLELELKPDQKAKVVNIRSLTDQQKELIDKRLKALKI, from the exons ATGAATGAAGATCTCGTAAAACGAGTTAAAAACACATTAAAATCAGAATCATATTCTATGAATGAAATATGGTTAAGAGattgtatagaatattttacttCAGAAAATGATACT AtagtatataatgaaatattaaaatttgtgaGAACACAATGGCAATTAAGTGATTTACGTGagattaataatgataatggatGTTTACCAAGAAATCTTAATCAACAAATATGTACAGTGTTACCTGGAACTTATATCCTTCAG atgAACACAATGTATGACATATCAACTTCAAAATATAAGCAGTTAGAACAGATTCGTAATGTTTCAAACGTTAACATAGAAGcaacagaaaataataaaccTCAGATGTGGGAGCCTAAAACAAAGAGGATGCTTCTATTACATCTAACAGATGGTATTCAAGATATTAGTGCTATAGAATATAAAACTATTTCATCCctacat GATACATTATTACCTGGATATAAAGTAATGATTATCGGTCCTATAAAATGCAGAAgaggtattattttattagaagaagGTAAATTTAGAGAAATTGGTGGAGAAGTAGAAAGTTTATCCATCACTAATGCATTAGAAAATGTGTTAGCTCGAGCTTT AAACTTTGCAGAAAATCCAGATCCTTATAACGATAAAAACCAAGAGATTCATAATAAGAAATCACCTAttacaaatgatttttttgaAGATGATTTTGAAGTAAATTTGGAGGAAGTTACGCGAATTGAACAACTAAGTCAGGAGACAGATAGTGTACAAAATATAGACAACACATCACatactataaatatacaaaataatttatctagtACAAGAAACATTAAACaacaaaattttgttcatccaaAAAATACAGTtaacaaaaatgaagagaacAATATGATTGAAATTGTTGATATGGATGATGAGTTATTAGAAATGATGGATGAAGATCAATTTATTGCATCTACCTCATCTACATCTAGTAATAATGGAAatacagatagagaaaaaaagaatttagtAAAACCTTTTCGAGTTTTACCTAAAGAAGATAATGGTAATAGTATGGGAGATgatatagtagtagtaaaagataaatacaaCACATTGAAATGCTCAactggaaaaaaaagtaataaagaacAATCTGATACGTATTTTCCAGAGGatgattttgattttgatgATATTAACATGTTAGAAGTACTAGAAAAGAATGATAcactatcaaaaaaaaaagaacttgatataaaaagaaatgatcaaCCAACTAGATCATTCTCACAGAATATTCCAGATTCAAAACATTCCACAACAGATTccacaaaaaacaaaaattcttttgaaaCATCAAAACTTAAGACAAGTAGCATCAGTAGTAATGCAACATCATCTAGAGCTCAAGTTGAtcagaaaatagaaattggaATTAAAAGATCCGCA GCATTGATATCACCACCAACTGTTAATTCATCAAAAATACGTTGTATCAAAGAAACATCAAATCAAGAAAAAGGTGTACAAAAAATCTCGGACtttatgaaaacaaaaaatgtacaaGAAGAAATACCAGTGAAAATTTGTGATTTCATTTGTGACATAATTGAAGAAAcggtaaaagaaataacgtttAAAACTGTTCGGGGACAGTTTACTACATTTGGAAAATTATctagaaaaaattcttattggCAATTAGAAGGAACAATTTCTGATAAAACTGCAGCTATAGATGTTTCTGTTGCTTCCGag attATAGAAAGATTTCTTGGGTTTAGCGTTAAAGAATTTtcccaaaaaagaaaactcgcaAAAATCAATAGTGATATAGAACATGAATTAAGAATG gCTTGTCGTAATGCAgaacaaaaattgaaacaattaGATGCTTTATTAGAATTGGAATTAAAGCCAGATCAAAAAGCAAAAGTTGTAAATATTAGGTCATTAACTGATCAACAAAaggaattaattgataaaagacTGAAGGCactaaagatatag
- the LOC127071823 gene encoding recQ-mediated genome instability protein 1-like isoform X3, with amino-acid sequence MNTMYDISTSKYKQLEQIRNVSNVNIEATENNKPQMWEPKTKRMLLLHLTDGIQDISAIEYKTISSLHDTLLPGYKVMIIGPIKCRRGIILLEEGKFREIGGEVESLSITNALENVLARALNFAENPDPYNDKNQEIHNKKSPITNDFFEDDFEVNLEEVTRIEQLSQETDSVQNIDNTSHTINIQNNLSSTRNIKQQNFVHPKNTVNKNEENNMIEIVDMDDELLEMMDEDQFIASTSSTSSNNGNTDREKKNLVKPFRVLPKEDNGNSMGDDIVVVKDKYNTLKCSTGKKSNKEQSDTYFPEDDFDFDDINMLEVLEKNDTLSKKKELDIKRNDQPTRSFSQNIPDSKHSTTDSTKNKNSFETSKLKTSSISSNATSSRAQVDQKIEIGIKRSAALISPPTVNSSKIRCIKETSNQEKGVQKISDFMKTKNVQEEIPVKICDFICDIIEETVKEITFKTVRGQFTTFGKLSRKNSYWQLEGTISDKTAAIDVSVASEIIERFLGFSVKEFSQKRKLAKINSDIEHELRMACRNAEQKLKQLDALLELELKPDQKAKVVNIRSLTDQQKELIDKRLKALKI; translated from the exons atgAACACAATGTATGACATATCAACTTCAAAATATAAGCAGTTAGAACAGATTCGTAATGTTTCAAACGTTAACATAGAAGcaacagaaaataataaaccTCAGATGTGGGAGCCTAAAACAAAGAGGATGCTTCTATTACATCTAACAGATGGTATTCAAGATATTAGTGCTATAGAATATAAAACTATTTCATCCctacat GATACATTATTACCTGGATATAAAGTAATGATTATCGGTCCTATAAAATGCAGAAgaggtattattttattagaagaagGTAAATTTAGAGAAATTGGTGGAGAAGTAGAAAGTTTATCCATCACTAATGCATTAGAAAATGTGTTAGCTCGAGCTTT AAACTTTGCAGAAAATCCAGATCCTTATAACGATAAAAACCAAGAGATTCATAATAAGAAATCACCTAttacaaatgatttttttgaAGATGATTTTGAAGTAAATTTGGAGGAAGTTACGCGAATTGAACAACTAAGTCAGGAGACAGATAGTGTACAAAATATAGACAACACATCACatactataaatatacaaaataatttatctagtACAAGAAACATTAAACaacaaaattttgttcatccaaAAAATACAGTtaacaaaaatgaagagaacAATATGATTGAAATTGTTGATATGGATGATGAGTTATTAGAAATGATGGATGAAGATCAATTTATTGCATCTACCTCATCTACATCTAGTAATAATGGAAatacagatagagaaaaaaagaatttagtAAAACCTTTTCGAGTTTTACCTAAAGAAGATAATGGTAATAGTATGGGAGATgatatagtagtagtaaaagataaatacaaCACATTGAAATGCTCAactggaaaaaaaagtaataaagaacAATCTGATACGTATTTTCCAGAGGatgattttgattttgatgATATTAACATGTTAGAAGTACTAGAAAAGAATGATAcactatcaaaaaaaaaagaacttgatataaaaagaaatgatcaaCCAACTAGATCATTCTCACAGAATATTCCAGATTCAAAACATTCCACAACAGATTccacaaaaaacaaaaattcttttgaaaCATCAAAACTTAAGACAAGTAGCATCAGTAGTAATGCAACATCATCTAGAGCTCAAGTTGAtcagaaaatagaaattggaATTAAAAGATCCGCA GCATTGATATCACCACCAACTGTTAATTCATCAAAAATACGTTGTATCAAAGAAACATCAAATCAAGAAAAAGGTGTACAAAAAATCTCGGACtttatgaaaacaaaaaatgtacaaGAAGAAATACCAGTGAAAATTTGTGATTTCATTTGTGACATAATTGAAGAAAcggtaaaagaaataacgtttAAAACTGTTCGGGGACAGTTTACTACATTTGGAAAATTATctagaaaaaattcttattggCAATTAGAAGGAACAATTTCTGATAAAACTGCAGCTATAGATGTTTCTGTTGCTTCCGag attATAGAAAGATTTCTTGGGTTTAGCGTTAAAGAATTTtcccaaaaaagaaaactcgcaAAAATCAATAGTGATATAGAACATGAATTAAGAATG gCTTGTCGTAATGCAgaacaaaaattgaaacaattaGATGCTTTATTAGAATTGGAATTAAAGCCAGATCAAAAAGCAAAAGTTGTAAATATTAGGTCATTAACTGATCAACAAAaggaattaattgataaaagacTGAAGGCactaaagatatag
- the LOC127071824 gene encoding frizzled-4 isoform X2, with protein sequence MQHVRGACEPIRIEMCRGLGYNVTAMPNLVGHEIQGDADFTLQTFSPLIQYGCSAQLHLFLCSVYAPMCTEKVPSPIGPCRGLCEQVRARCFPVLQGFGFPWPAALNCSKFPPVNNHQHMCMEGPGEPGPANPIQAVGAGGGPWGCSWYAKSGLYVFLNRSGRCAAACDADILWSQKDKKATEAWMAAFATVCLISVTIAILSLLKPRKQSTVMSTAEKAITCLAVCHGIVAVGYVIRLAAGRLTVACTPAIPLHPQDQVVISQHQQQYLTQDGLANPYCAVIFLLLYYFGNAAIVWWVIVCAWWCIVARKWSRTAGNCKEDSFGLQQGFSTVGAVAAWGLPAAHTIAVLVTRDVDADELTGSCFVGQQNARSLLVLVLIPQFVYLCLGTTFLLVGITSLLLPRPLVTPSSVVNALQQQQHQQQQQQLQQQQHPNPLIRQRDSSKSPGEIHRRHKILLTRVGLFATFYAVTMFCLTSTTFYEWWGRERWLRAPEPSSSPRVPSKPLVQFFVLRLVASLGSGIVTAAWIWWPNLMNVWRRLPPCKQPPHKCHPHGVPVPVVHCFNPGSTSPTPHQIHHLGHLAPPQHSLLHQHQIVSNSSSSSHRSHKKHRKHRKYHSGSETQV encoded by the exons TTCCTTTGCTCGGTATACGCACCAATGTGTACAGAAAAGGTACCATCACCGATCGGTCCTTGCAGAGGTTTATGCGAACAAGTTAGAGCTAGATGCTTTCCAGTTCTTCAAGGTTTTGGTTTTCCTTGGCCAGCAGCTTTAAATTGTTCCAAATTTCCACCGGTGAACAATCATCAACATATGTGTATGGAAGGACCAGGTGAACCAGGTCCTGCTAATCCTATCCAG GCAGTCGGTGCCGGTGGTGGACCTTGGGGCTGTTCGTGGTACGCCAAGTCTGGCTTATACGTGTTTCTAAATCGTTCTGGAAGATGCGCAGCAGCTTGCGATGCAGATATACTTTGGTCGCAAAAGGATAAGAAAGCTACGGAAGCTTGGATGGCAGCATTTGCTACGGTTTGCCTGATTTCCGTCACTATTGCGATCTTATCATTGTTGAAGCCAAGAAAACAATCTACTGTTATGAGTACAGCTG AGAAAGCAATTACATGTCTCGCCGTTTGTCATGGGATCGTTGCAGTAGGTTACGTGATTCGATTAGCTGCTGGCAGATTGACCGTAGCTTGTACCCCTGCAATTCCGTTACATCCCCAAGATCAAGTGGTTATATCTcaacatcaacaacaataTCTGACCCAGGATGGATTAGCTAATCCTTATTGCGCTgttatctttctcttgttatattattttgggAATGCTGCTATCGTATG GTGGGTCATCGTCTGTGCATGGTGGTGCATAGTCGCGAGAAAATGGTCGCGAACAGCAGGTAATTGCAAGGAGGATAGTTTCGGTCTACAGCAGGGATTCTCAACCGTGGGAGCGGTTGCAGCATGGGGACTTCCAGCTGCTCATACGATCGCTGTTTTGGTCACTAGGGATGTCGATGCCGATGAGCTAACGG GAAGTTGCTTCGTAGGACAACAAAATGCCCGATCTCTTTTGGTTCTCGTATTAATACCACAATTCGTTTATCTATGTCTGGGTACAACGTTCCTTCTTGTCGGTATAACGTCTCTTTTATTACCAAGGCCATTGGTCACACCAAGCTCCGTTGTAAACGCActtcaacaacaacaacatcaacaacaacaacaacaactacaacaacaacaacatcccAATCCATTGATCAGACAAAGAGATTCGTCAAAGTCACCGGGTGAAATACATAGGAGacataaaattttgttaactAGAGTCGGTCTCTTTGCTACATTTTATGCAGTGACAATGTTTTGTTTAACCAGTACAACCTTTTACGAATGGTGGGGTCGTGAAAGATGGCTCAGAGCACCAGAACCATCGAGTTCACCCAGAGTACCGTCGAAACCTCTCGTTCAGTTTTTCGTTCTTCGATTAGTAGCTTCTTTAGGAAGTGGCATAGTTACAGCTGCTTGGATTTGGTGGCCTAATTTAATGAACGTTTGGAGACGTTTACCACCTTGCAAACAACCACCTCACAAGTGTCATCCTCATGGAGTACCTGTACCCGTAGTACATTGTTTCAATCCGGGTTCTACAAGTCCAACGCCACATCAAATTCATCATCTCGGCCATTTGGCTCCACCGCAGCATTCACTTCTACATCAACATCAAATCGTTAGTAATTCGTCGTCTAGTAGTCATAGAAGTCATAAGAAACATAGGAAACATAGAAAGTATCATAGTGGTAGCGAAACacaagtataa